Below is a genomic region from Corallococcus caeni.
CCCACAGGTGGACGTCCACCGCCTCCTCGAAGTCCTCCAGCGTCATGGACTCCAGCGGGCCCACCATGATGACGCCCGCGTTGTTGATGAGCACGTCCACCGCGCCCCACTGCTCGTGGACGGCGCCCACCATCGCGTCCACCTGCACCTGGTCGCGCACGTCGCAGCGCAGGGAGAGCACGTGCCCGCCGATGCGCTCCAGGTCCGCGTGGGCGCGCTGGAGCGATTCGACGTCCCGGCCGCAGATGGCCACGCGCGCGCCCTCCTTCAGCAGCATGCGCGCCATCACCAGCCCCAGGCCCCGGGAGCCGCCGGTGATGACGACCGTCTTGTCCTTGAAGCTGAAGCGCGGCCGGAGCGCGCGCGTCAACCCCACGGCGGCCCCCACCCCGGCGGCAAGCGCGCCCAGGGAGAAGCCCTTTCGCTCGGTGTGTCGTCGGTCAGCCATGGTGCGACTCTCCAGGGAAGGGGTGTGGGGCCGGGCGCTAGGGATTGGAGGCCGCGACCTGGTCTTCCTGCTCGCGGGACACCTCGCCGTGGAGCGCGGGCGGCTCCTGGCCGGGCAGCTTCTTGAGCTCCGCGCGCATGCGGCGCAGGGCGTCCTTGCCGCCAATGCGGTTCTTCAGCCGCCCATCCGTGCCGAAGAGGAGGAAGGCGGGGTGCTTGTCCACGCCGTAGGCCTTGGCCATGGAGCCGTCATCCATGGCGATGGGGTAGCGCAGGCCGTGCTCGCGCGCGAAGCCCTCCACCTTGTTGGTGTCCCGCAGCTCCGTCTCGGAGTGGGTGACGTCCACGCCAATGACCTTCAGGCCCTTGGGCCCGTAGTCGACGATCCACTGGTTCACGGCTTCGAACTGCGCGGCACAGTCCGCGCAGTCCATGGTCCAGAAATGCAAGAGGACGGGCAGTCCATCGAGCTCCGAGACGTGGACGGGGGCGTTCACCCACCCTCCATCCGGGTCCAGGAGCGTGAGCGGGATTTTCGTCGAGGCCATGCGGGCTCCCTCAAGGGAAGTGGAAAGCGCTTCAACGGGACGTGACTCAAGCTATGCATGCGTCACCGGCTGCTCCCGGCGGCGCGCCCGTCCGCTCGCCTGTCCGGCAAGGTGTGGTGGCCCGCTCCACCCCCCGGTGGGCAGGCAGGCGGCATGGAGGACGTGATGCGCATCCCCGACTTCGACCTGGAGCGGTACTTCGCGCGCTGGGAGTTCGCCGCGCCCTACCTGCTGTGCGCCTCCGACGTGGAGGGCTGGCGCATGGCGGACCTGCTGGCGCTCGCGTCGCCGGAGGACCGCGCCCGCTGGGACGGGTTGACGCTGGGCTACACGGAGACGCCCGGCCTGCCCGCGCTGCGCCAGGCCATCGCCGGGATGTACCCGGGCCTGTCCTCCGAGGACGTCCTCACCTTCGCGGGCGCGCAGGAGGCCCTGTTCGTCACGATGAACGTCCTGCTGGGCCCCGGCACGCACGCCGTCGTCACCTGGCCGGGCTACCAGTCGCTGTACGAGGTGGGGCGCGCCACCGGCGCGGACGTGACGCTGCTTCCGCTGCGCGAGGAGGACGGCTGGGCGCTGGACCTGGACGCGCTCACCGCGGCGCTGCGCCCCGACACGCGCATGGTCGTCGTGAACTTCCCGCACAACCCCACGGGCTCGCTGCCGGACCGCGCCACCTTCCAGAAGCTGTGCGCGCTGTGCGAGGCGCGCGGCATCCACCTCTTCTCCGACGAGGTGTACCGCCTGCTGGAGTACGACGCGAACGACACGCTGCCGCCCGCCGCGTCGTGCTTCCCCAAGGGCGTGAGCCTGGGCGTGATGTCCAAGGCGTTCGGCCTGGCGGGGCTGCGCGTGGGCTGGCTCGCGACCCGGGACGTGGCGCTGCTGGCGCGCTGCCGCGCCTTCAAGGACTACACCTCGCTCTGCAACAGCGCCCCCAGCGAGCTGTTGTCCCTCATCGCCCTGCGCGCCCGCGAGCGCGTGCTGGAGCGCAGCCGCGGCCTGCTCACCGCGAACCTCGCGCTGCTGGACGCCTTCTTCGCGCGCCACGCGGACACCTTCCACTGGGTGCGCCCGCGCGCCGGCAGCGTGGCCTTCCCCCGTCTGTTGCGAAACATTCCGGTGGCTCGTTTCACTGAGTCACTGATTACCCGCGAGGGTGTCTTGCTGTTGCCGGGTGACGTGTATGGCTTTCCGGGCAATCACTTCCGGTTGGGGTTGGGACGCGCCAACCTGCCGGAAGCACTGGAGCGCCTGGAACGCTTCGTACGAGAGGGCGGTCTGGACGCGCTGACGTGACGTCGGCGGCCAGCGCGCTGCGTCAGGATTTCCACTGACACCTGGACTTTCGGCTTATCGCGTTCATCTGAAACAAGCCCTAGAGTGGTTGTCCCCTCGCCCGGCCTGGGGCCGTGCGGAAGCCCTCTCATCCCCCCGAGAGGCCAGGAGACACACCCCGATGAAGATGCTGATTGGCGCGGCCGTGACCGCCGCGACGCTGTTGGTGGGTACCGAGGCCGCCGCGACGAACTACACGCTGTGGATCCACGGCAGGAACGGCAACACGACGCAGGCGGGCAACTACAACGACTTCAGCTACTGGGGGCCGTCCACCACCGCGGCGGGCGTGAACAAGAAGGCGGTCAACTGGAACGGCACGCAGCGCGTGGGCGCGGAGAACTACCGGATCCGCAACGCGCTGGACTGCTTCTGCACGGGCACGAACTGGTGCTACATCGCCGCGCACAGCGCCGGTGACCTGCAGATCGGCTACGCGCTGTCGCTGTACGGCGGGAGCGCGCGGCAGAAGAAGAACGCCACGCCCAACGCCAACGGCGAGTGCGGCAACACGGACGGCTCCTCGCAGACGGGCTGGAACATCAAGTGGGTGGACGTGGCGTCCGGCGCGGGCGGCGGCAGCGAGCTGGCGGACCACGGCGACTGGGCGGTGAGCGAGCCGCTGGTGAGCGACCTGGTCACCACCACGGCGCGCGCCATGTACAACCACAACACCACGCGCAACGTGTGGTTCTACATGTTCGCCGGCTCCAAGGGCACGCTGTACTCCGGCATCCTCCCGGGCCAGGACGACGAGGCGGTGGCCTACCACTCCACGGGCGGTGTGTCCGGCAGCGGCAACGGGTCCTACTGCAACCCGGGCGACTGGTTCTGCGGCGGCACGCTCAACACGGGCACGTCGGCGTGCAGCGACGGCCGGGCGAAGTGGAGCTTCCACACCGTGTCCCTGCGCGATGACGGCGAGGCGTACAACCACTACGCCAACGGCAACTGGGGCGGCATCGTCTCCAAGGTGCGCGAGGACGTCGCCACGTACGCGTACTAGACTGACGGCTTCCCCCGCCCCCTCCGGCGAAGTCCGCTCATGACACGCGACGACGGTCCCGTCTCTTCCGCCTCCCGGCTGCGCCACGGCCGGTGGTTGCTTGCCCTCGTGCCCCTGGTGCTCGTGGGCGTGGCGTTCTTCTGGTGGCAGGGAAGCGAAGGGGCCGAAGCGCCGGAGGGCGCACCCGAGCCCGCCTCCTCCCCGGTGTCCGACCCCCGTGAGGTGGCGCGGGCACCGGCGGAGCGCGGCGCGGCCATGGCGGCCGAGCCCGCCGCGCCGTCACTGCTCAGCCCGGAGGCCCGCGAGCGCGAGGCCCGCCGCGAGCTGTGGCAGAAGCGGCTGGAGCGCGCGAAGCGCTCGTTGGAGTCCTACGTGGCGGCCACGCGCTATCCGCCGGAGTCGCGGCCCAGCCGCGAGCATCCGGATCAGATGGAGCTGGCGGAGCCGGAGCGCACGCGGCCCCTGAGCCCGAAGGCCGCGGAGGACGGCACCTCCGACGTGCAGCTGCGGCTCAAGCAGGACAAGGTGTTCGTCGTCGGTGACGAAGCGGTGCTCCTCGGCGTGGCGTGCGAGGACTCGCGCCGCACGCCGCGCCCGTGCGAGGTGGTGTCCGCGCTGGCGCACGAGGCGGACCACCTGGTGGGCGCTGGCGGTGTGCCGGGCGTGCCGGTGGTCTTCACGGACGCGGGGCAGGGCGGTGACACGGTGGCGGGTGACGGGATGATCACCGGGCGCTTCCAGCCGTCGAAGCAGGGCTTCGCGATGTTCTCCGGCACGCTGCGCGTGGACGTGCGCGTGCGCTCGGGGTCGCTGGAGGACTCGGCGTTCTTCGACGTGGTCTACACGCCCGCGCCGCCGGCCACGTTCACCCGCCGGGTGCGCGAGGCGGTGGAGGCGGGGTCGCTGGACCTGTACCTGTCCGTCCAGGTCCGCAAGGCGGGGCGGTACGTGGTGTCCGGCCGGCTGGACGACGAGGGCGGCGTGCCGTTCGCGTCGGTGTCGTTCAACGAGGAGCTGGCGGAGGGCGCGCAGGAGGTGAAGCTCAACGTCTTCGGCAAGCTCATCCGCGACGAGGCGCCCACGTTCCCGCTGACCCTGCGCGACGTGGAGGGCTTCCTGCTCAAGGAGATGGGCGACCCGGACCGCGAGCTGATGGTCACGCTGCGCGGGCCCGTGCACACCACGCGCGAGTACTCGCTCCAGCAGTTCTCCGACGCGGAGTGGAGGAGCCCGGAGCGCGACCGCTACACGAACGAGCTGGAGAAGGACGTCATGGAGGCGCAGAAGCAGCTCGACGCCGCGCTCAAGGACACGCCCGCGCCCTGAGCGTCACCGAACCCCGGGGCCCGGGCTCAGGACTCGAGCGGCGGAGGCGGCGGCGTGTGGGCCGCGTCGGCCTCCACGAGGTCGGCGTCCTGCACGTCGTCGATGTCCATGACCTCGTCCGCGGGCGCGGCCTCCACGTGGGGGGCCACCAAGACGCTTGGCTCCGGCTCGGAAGCGGGCGCCTCGCGCCGCGCGGCCGGGGCTTCCACGCCGGGAGCGCCGCCCGTCGCGCGGGCCTCCGCGTACGCGGCGGCGTAGGCGGCCTCGGCCTGCACGGCCTCCATCGTGAAGTCGTCCGCGTCCGCGAGGAAGTCACCCGTCGACGCGAGCAGCGGCGGCGCTTCCTGGACCCCGTCCGGTCCGCCGTCCTCCATGGTGGCCAGGAACCCGTCCGGGTCGTCCGGCGTCCCGGACGCCTCCAGGCCGGCCGCATCGTCGGACGCCTCCGCGTCCTCCGCGCCCATGTCGTCGCTCAGCGCGCGCAGCTCCTCGTCGCTCAGGCTGGACAGGTCGCCGGACTCCAGGAGGAACAGCAGGTCTTCCGCCTCCTGCGCGGAGACGGTGGAGGGCATGGTGTCCAGGTTCTGGAGCTCCCACGCGGCCGCGTCGGGCGACAGGATGTCGGACGGGTCCATGGACGGATCCGCCGGCGGGGCCTCCGCGCGGCGCTCCGCCTGCTGGAAGTGGCGCGCCTGCATGAGCGGAATCGACGTCTGCGGCGCGCCCAGCAGCTGCGCGTAGGCGGGCGCGGCGTCCTCGAAGGTGCTCTCGCCCGCGAAGGTGCGCAGCTGCGCGTTCTCCAGGAGCGCGGCCCGGGGCTCCGGGGCCTCCAGGCCCGCCGCGCGCCCCCGCGTCTCCGAGGACGTGTCCGGCGTCAGCCCCAGGTCCTCGAGCAGCGCCCCCGCCAGGTCGCCGTCGGCGTCCGCCTTGAAGTCGCTCTCGTCGGAGAAGCCCCGCCGCACCGGCTCCACCGGCGTCATGGGCTGCTGCTTCACCGGGGCGGTCACCTCCAGCTCGGTGGCGATGCCCCAGGCCCGGGACGTCGAGATGCCAGAACCCACGCGGCGGATGGAGGTCATGGTTCTCCTCGGGTGATGGCCCGCAAGGCGGGCGGCTCCTGCATTGTCCGCCGGTCCCGGCGGGAGTTGCTAGGGGGACTCGCGCGATCCCTATTGGACGCGAGGCCCGATATCCTACCGGCGCCCATGACCTCCTTTCTTGCCCCACGTCCGCATCGCGCCGCCGGCCCTGGCCTCCAGGGTGTACCGCCCGTTGAAAAGTCGTGGCGGGGCGAAGCGGGGATGGCCGCAACGTCGCTCGGCGGACAGGGGAGCGAGGGTGCGCGGAGGGAACTCGAACCCGGACGTTCTTCAAGGGCGACAACCCCGTGGGGGCGTCCCGGGGATGAAGAGACCGGGGCGCTGGCCTCCCGTTTGCTGTCTGGGAGCCTGGCCAGGAGGCGGTGGTGATGAGATTCGAGAGCGCGGGGCAGACCCACATCGGGCGCAGGCCGCACAACGAGGACGCGTACTGCGTGCTGCCCGAACGAGGGCTTTTCGTGGTGGCGGACGGGTTGGGCGGGCAGGAGGGCGGGGAGGTCGCCAGCCAGTGCGTGGTGGACACCTTCGCGGGCTTCAGCGACCGGCTGGACCGGGACCGCGACGGCACCTGGCCGGACGCGGTGGACCCCGCCCGGAGCCGCGAGGAGAACTACCTGGCCGCGTGCACCGCGCTCGCCCAGCGCACCCTGCGCGTGCGCCGCGTGGGCAAGCTCAAGGAGATGGCCTCCACGGTGGTGGCGCTCGCGGTGGGGGAGCGCTGGGCCGCGGTGGCCCACGTGGGCGACAGCCGCCTGTACCGCCTGCGCGAGGGCCGCCTGGAGTCGCTCACGCGCGACCACTCGCTCATCGAGGAGCTGCGCGCGGCCGGGCGTGAGCCGCCCGGCAACCCGGCCAACCTGCGCCATCTCATCACCCGCGCCTTGGGCACGGAGAACGCGGAGCCCACCCTGCAGCGGCTGGAGACTCAGCCCGGGGACATCTTCCTGCTGTGCTCGGACGGGCTGTATGAGCCGCTGGGCCCGGAGTTGCTCAAGGAGCAGCTGCGCGCGCCCTCCGCCCAGGCCGCGTGCGACGCGCTCGTCTCCGCCGCGTACGAGGCCGGGGGCCGCGACAACATCACCGCCGTGGTGCTGCGCGTGGCGGTCTGAGCGCCCGCCCGCGCGTCACACGCTGGGAGTGCGGGGCCCTGAACCCCACAGGTCGGCCCTGACCGCCGACCCGACGCGATGGGTCCGGCCGGACGGAGGGGGAGTCACCCGACACAGGGACTTCAATCCTTCGTTTATTCCAGGTTAATCTGGGGACTCCCCCCTCGCGTCCCCCTCCCCTCGTCCGAGCACCCGTTGCGTATGACGCTCAGTCTTGCCGCACGCCTGACCGCGGCCCTCACCGCCGTCGTTATCGCCCTCACGCTGCTCACCGTGACGTTGATGGGGCTGTCCCTGCGCTCGCGCGTGGAGTCCGAGATGGCCTCCGCCCTGACGCGGGATGCGACCCGCTGGCAGGCGCTGAAGGAGCAGGAGCTGCGGGTCCTGGCGGAGCTGGGGCACGTGGCGGTGGCCAACCCCGCGTTCGCGCGGGCCTTCTCCCGGGGGCGCGCGGAGGCGGCCGCCCTGCTGAACGAACAGCGCGCGGTGCTGGGCGTGGACCTGCTGATGCTGGTGGGCGTGGACGGGACGGTGATCGCGTCCACGGGCGAGGAGGACCTGCCGGGCCTTCCGAAGGTGGTGCGCCAGCAGGGGCAGGTGCTGCTGCCGGCCACGGGCGCGCCGCTGCTCGCGGTGGCGCAGCCGCTCCAGGCCAACGGCGCGCCGGTGGGCTCCCTGGTGCTGGGGGCGGAGCTGGGCTCGGAGGAGCTGAAGCGGCTGGGCGAGGGGAGCGAGCACCTGGAGTCGCTGCTGCACGTGGGACCCCGGTTGGTGGCGCAGTGGCTGCACGCGGTCCAGGCGCCCGCGCTGCTGGGGGCGAGCCATGAGGCGGACGGCGCCGAGGTGGACGTGGGCGGCGCGTCGCTGCACGTGGCGCGGGTGCAGGTGGGGGAGGGGCTGGAGCTGGTGATGGCGCGCGGCGCCCAGGCGGAGTGGGCGCGCATGCGGAGCACGCTGATGGCGGTGCTGGGGCTGGGGCTGCTCGTGGCGCTGCTGGCGGGCGGGGGTGTCTTCCTGCTGGTGCGGCGCATGATGGCGCCGCTGGGCGCGCTGACGGCGGCGGCGGCGCGGGTGGTGGCCGAGGGCGACTTCAGCGGCACGCTGGACATCCACTCGCACGATGAGATTGGCCAACTGGCCACGTCCTTCCGGGAGATGATGGCGCGGCTGCGCGCGGTGCTGCTGGCGCTGAAGAACTCCGCGCAGGAGCTGGAGGCGACGGCGCTGGAGCTGGCGAACTCCGCGTCGGACCAGAACCTCGCGGTGACGCGGCAGGCGGCGGCGCTGCACCAGACGCAGATCGCCGCGCGGCAGCTTCAGGAGAGCTCGCGCGCGGCGGCGCAGCGGGCGACGGGCGTGCTGCGCGAGGCGGAGAAGGCGGGCGCGGTGGGGCAGGCGGGCGAGTCCGCGGTGGCGGGCAGCGTGGGTGGGCTCACGCACATCCGTTCGCAGGTGGAGCGCATCTCCAACACGGTGTCGGAGCTGCGGCAGCGCACGCGGCAGGTGGGCGACATCACCGGCACGGTGAAGGACCTGGCGGACCAGTCCAACGTGCTGGCGCTGAACGCGGCCATCGAGGCCGCGCGCAGCGGCGAGGCGGGCCGGGCGTTCGCGGTGGTGGCCCGGCAGATGCGGTCGTTGGCGGACCAGTCCGCGACGGCCACGGCGCGCGTGCAGTCCATCCTGGGCGACATCGGCCGCGCCATCTCCGAGGCGGTGCAGACGAGCGAGGGCGGCACGCGCGAGGTGGAGGGCGGCCTGGACCAGGCGCGCGCGGCGGGTGAGAGCCTGCGCGCGCTGGCCGCGGTCATCCAGAACAACAGCGTGTCCGTGAAGAGCATCGCGGACATGGTGAGCCAGCAGGACGCGGGCATCGCGGAGCTGTTCGCCGCGCTCAGCGACCTGACGCGGCTGGCGGACGAGACGGTGGAGCGCGTGGCCACGAGCGCCGTGGCCGCCGCGCGCCTCACCACCGCGTCCCACGAGGTCAGCAACATCGTGGCGCAGTACCGCCTGTGACGGCTCGCGCGGTGAGGCCGGGCGCGCGCTACGCCGCCTCGCCACCGTCGATGGCGTAGGCCGCGCCGGTGATGGGCGCCGCCGCCTCCGACGCGAGGAAGAGGCACATCGCGGCCACCTCCTCCGGCTGGATGATGCGGCCCATGGCGCTCATCCCGGCCAGGGCCTCGCGGGCCTGCTCCTCGCTGCGGCCCGTCGTCTTGGTGATGGCGGCCGTCGCGCCCGCGAACATGTCCGTCTCCACCCAGCCCGGGTTCACGATATTCACGGTGACGTTCTTGCGCGCGTACTCCACCGACAGCGCGCGCGTCAGCCCCAGCAGCGCGTGCTTCGACGCGCAGTACGCGGACGTGTACTTCGCCCCGCGCGTCGCCGTGATGGAGCCGATGTTGATGACCCTCCCGCCGCCCGCGGAGGCCATGGCGGGCATCAGCTCGCGGCACAGGAGGAAGGGCGCCGTCACGTTCACCGCCATCACCTTCGCCAGGTCCGCCGTGGACGTCTTTGTCAGCGGCGCGGACACGGTGATGCCCGCGTTGTTCACCAGCACCCGGGGCGTGCCCGCCGCCAGGACGGTCTTGCACGCGGCGAGCAGCGCGGACTCATCCGCCACGTCCACCGTGAGCGTGCGGATGCGCTCTCCGCCTTCCTTGCGCAGCGCCTCCAGCGACTCCGCCGAGCGCGCCAGCGCCCAGACGTCATAGCCCTCGCGCGCGAACGCCAGGGACACCGCGCGGCCAATGCCCCGGCTGGCGCCCGTCACCACCACGGTCTTCGTCGTCTCGCTTGCCATGGCCGGTGAGCATAGAGCCCCGCGCGTCATCCGCGCGGACGGTGCGCGACGAAATGCATCATTTGCGCTGCCGGGGACTCTTCAAGACATCAAAGACGGCATCGGAGTCCCCTGCACATGAAGACCTTCAAGCGTGGCCTGCTGGCCCTCTGCTGCATGATGTTCGCGTCCACGTCCGCCATCGCCGCGGCGCCCAACGGCATCAACCCGCGCATCCTGGGCACGCGCGCCATCGTCGCGTGCGACGCGGTGGAGAAGTCCTGCGGCGTGGCCAGCATCTCCTTCCCCGCGGGCATCAGCGGTCTGGTGCCCTACGGCCGTCCGGACGTGGCGGTAGCCTCCATGTTCTACCCGTCGGTGGATGACGCCGAGGCGGTCATCGCCCGCACCGACGCGGGCGACACGGCCCAGGCCGCCATCGACTACGTGTTCACCGTGGATCCGTACGCGGACTACCGGCAGCTCGCCGCGGTGAAGCTCAACCCCGATGGCACCATCACGGTGGGCCAGCAGACCGGCGCGGAGAGCGCCTCACAGCGCTGCGCGGTGAAGGGCGCCACCTTCGTGGTGCAGGCCAACAACCAGACCACCGCCACCATCTGCGCCGCCATGGCGACGGGCTTCCAGCAGGCCACGGGGAGCCTGCCGCAGCGGCTGCTCGCGTCGCTCAAGGCGGGGGCCAAGGTGGGCGGCGACAACAACGGCGAGCGCTCCGGCGTCATCCGCGTCTGGAGCTCGGAGAACGACGCGGTCTTCTACACGAAGGTGCTCGCGGACGCCGTCGTGCACAGCAGCCGGAACGCGCTGCGGGAGCTGGACGTGGAGATGAACCGCTACCAGGCGGGCGTCGCCGCGCCGTACGCGTCGGACCTCATCCCGCTGGACAAGGAGACCACGAAGGTCGTGAAGCGCGTGCTGCACAAGCTCGGGTACTACGACGGCCGCATGGACGGGACCTGGAACGACGCTGCCGAGCAGGCGCTGTATGACTTCAACTGGAACAACCTCTTCTTCCTCAAGCCCACCGTGGGGGTGGACGGTCAGCGGAAGATCGACGGTCCGCTGGTCAACTTCCTGCGCGACGCGGACGTGGAAGCGCTCGCCCCCGCGAAGCACTGAGGCGCCGTTGGTTTGACGGCTCCCGCATGGCGACGTCAAGCTCGCCGCCATGCCCCGCGCCGACATCACCGACCTGTTCCGCATCGACGACCTGCTGTCCGCCGAGGAGAAGGCCGCCCGCGACGCGGTGGCCCGCTTCGTGGACGCGGAGGTGCTGCCCATCATCGGAAAGCACTTCCGCGACGGCACCTTCCCCGCGCACCTCATCCCGGGCCTGGCGGAGCTGGGCGTGCTGGGCGCGAACCTCCAGGGCTACGGCTGCGCGGGCATGAACACCGTCAGCTACGGCCTGGTGCTGCAGGAGCTGGAGCGCGGTGACTCCGGCCTGCGCAGCTTCGCGTCCGTGCAGGGCTCGCTGTGCATGTTCCCCATCCACGCCTTCGGCAGCGAGGAGCAGAAGACGCGCTTCCTGCCGGGCATGGCGAAGGGACAGCTCATCGGCTGCTTCGGCCTCACCGAGCCCGACTTCGGCTCCAACCCCGGCGGCATGCGCGCCCGCGCGCGGAAGGACGGGGACACCTGGGTGCTCAACGGCACCAAGGCCTGGATCACCAACGGCTCCATCGCGGATGTCGCGGTGGTGTGGGCGAAGACGGAGGACGGCGGCCCGGAGTCCGTGCGCGGCTTCCTGGTGGAGAAGGGGATGCCCGGCTTCAGCGCGCGGGAGATCCCCGGCAAGTTCTCCCTGCGCGCGTCGCGCACCAGCGAGCTGTCCTTCCAGGACGTGCGCGTGCCGGACCG
It encodes:
- a CDS encoding peroxiredoxin family protein, coding for MASTKIPLTLLDPDGGWVNAPVHVSELDGLPVLLHFWTMDCADCAAQFEAVNQWIVDYGPKGLKVIGVDVTHSETELRDTNKVEGFAREHGLRYPIAMDDGSMAKAYGVDKHPAFLLFGTDGRLKNRIGGKDALRRMRAELKKLPGQEPPALHGEVSREQEDQVAASNP
- a CDS encoding aminotransferase class I/II-fold pyridoxal phosphate-dependent enzyme, coding for MRIPDFDLERYFARWEFAAPYLLCASDVEGWRMADLLALASPEDRARWDGLTLGYTETPGLPALRQAIAGMYPGLSSEDVLTFAGAQEALFVTMNVLLGPGTHAVVTWPGYQSLYEVGRATGADVTLLPLREEDGWALDLDALTAALRPDTRMVVVNFPHNPTGSLPDRATFQKLCALCEARGIHLFSDEVYRLLEYDANDTLPPAASCFPKGVSLGVMSKAFGLAGLRVGWLATRDVALLARCRAFKDYTSLCNSAPSELLSLIALRARERVLERSRGLLTANLALLDAFFARHADTFHWVRPRAGSVAFPRLLRNIPVARFTESLITREGVLLLPGDVYGFPGNHFRLGLGRANLPEALERLERFVREGGLDALT
- a CDS encoding PP2C family protein-serine/threonine phosphatase, translated to MRFESAGQTHIGRRPHNEDAYCVLPERGLFVVADGLGGQEGGEVASQCVVDTFAGFSDRLDRDRDGTWPDAVDPARSREENYLAACTALAQRTLRVRRVGKLKEMASTVVALAVGERWAAVAHVGDSRLYRLREGRLESLTRDHSLIEELRAAGREPPGNPANLRHLITRALGTENAEPTLQRLETQPGDIFLLCSDGLYEPLGPELLKEQLRAPSAQAACDALVSAAYEAGGRDNITAVVLRVAV
- a CDS encoding methyl-accepting chemotaxis protein; the protein is MTLSLAARLTAALTAVVIALTLLTVTLMGLSLRSRVESEMASALTRDATRWQALKEQELRVLAELGHVAVANPAFARAFSRGRAEAAALLNEQRAVLGVDLLMLVGVDGTVIASTGEEDLPGLPKVVRQQGQVLLPATGAPLLAVAQPLQANGAPVGSLVLGAELGSEELKRLGEGSEHLESLLHVGPRLVAQWLHAVQAPALLGASHEADGAEVDVGGASLHVARVQVGEGLELVMARGAQAEWARMRSTLMAVLGLGLLVALLAGGGVFLLVRRMMAPLGALTAAAARVVAEGDFSGTLDIHSHDEIGQLATSFREMMARLRAVLLALKNSAQELEATALELANSASDQNLAVTRQAAALHQTQIAARQLQESSRAAAQRATGVLREAEKAGAVGQAGESAVAGSVGGLTHIRSQVERISNTVSELRQRTRQVGDITGTVKDLADQSNVLALNAAIEAARSGEAGRAFAVVARQMRSLADQSATATARVQSILGDIGRAISEAVQTSEGGTREVEGGLDQARAAGESLRALAAVIQNNSVSVKSIADMVSQQDAGIAELFAALSDLTRLADETVERVATSAVAAARLTTASHEVSNIVAQYRL
- a CDS encoding SDR family NAD(P)-dependent oxidoreductase, whose product is MASETTKTVVVTGASRGIGRAVSLAFAREGYDVWALARSAESLEALRKEGGERIRTLTVDVADESALLAACKTVLAAGTPRVLVNNAGITVSAPLTKTSTADLAKVMAVNVTAPFLLCRELMPAMASAGGGRVINIGSITATRGAKYTSAYCASKHALLGLTRALSVEYARKNVTVNIVNPGWVETDMFAGATAAITKTTGRSEEQAREALAGMSAMGRIIQPEEVAAMCLFLASEAAAPITGAAYAIDGGEAA
- a CDS encoding DUF1028 domain-containing protein; the protein is MKTFKRGLLALCCMMFASTSAIAAAPNGINPRILGTRAIVACDAVEKSCGVASISFPAGISGLVPYGRPDVAVASMFYPSVDDAEAVIARTDAGDTAQAAIDYVFTVDPYADYRQLAAVKLNPDGTITVGQQTGAESASQRCAVKGATFVVQANNQTTATICAAMATGFQQATGSLPQRLLASLKAGAKVGGDNNGERSGVIRVWSSENDAVFYTKVLADAVVHSSRNALRELDVEMNRYQAGVAAPYASDLIPLDKETTKVVKRVLHKLGYYDGRMDGTWNDAAEQALYDFNWNNLFFLKPTVGVDGQRKIDGPLVNFLRDADVEALAPAKH
- a CDS encoding acyl-CoA dehydrogenase family protein, whose translation is MPRADITDLFRIDDLLSAEEKAARDAVARFVDAEVLPIIGKHFRDGTFPAHLIPGLAELGVLGANLQGYGCAGMNTVSYGLVLQELERGDSGLRSFASVQGSLCMFPIHAFGSEEQKTRFLPGMAKGQLIGCFGLTEPDFGSNPGGMRARARKDGDTWVLNGTKAWITNGSIADVAVVWAKTEDGGPESVRGFLVEKGMPGFSAREIPGKFSLRASRTSELSFQDVRVPDRNVLPGVVGLKGPLSCLNNARAGIAFAVTGAAIACFEGAREYALSRTQFDGKSIAGYQLTQEKLADMLQEIVKAQLLSLRLARLKDEGKSNPVMVSLAKRNNVKSALDIARVARSIYGANGITDDYPPVRHMLNLESVFTYEGTHEVHTLVLGKAITGIDAFG